The Actinomycetota bacterium genome segment CGCCGGCCGTGCCCGGCTGACCCGGGTGATCGTTAAGGCCTCCCACGGCCAGCAGGGCGCGGCCCGGGCCGAGCAGTGGCTTGGCGCCGCCCGCGCCTCACTCGAGCTGTACGCCGACCACCCCGCTGTCGCCTTTCAAGATCTGGCCGCCGAGGTCACCACCGAGCTCCGCCTGCTTGCCACCACCCAGGCCGAGCTGGACCGCCACGCCACCCAGCGGGAGTTCTGCTACCGCTGGGTCGACCCAGCAGGGCTGGCCCGCAGCCTGCCCGGCCTGGCCGAGATCGGCGGGCCGGCCCTGGTCGCCACCATGGGCCCCGCCACCCGCTTCGCCACCTCGGCCAAGTTCCGGTCCTTCACCGGCCTGGCCCCCAAGGCGTCAGAGACGGGCCAGACCGACCGCAAAGGCCAGCCGATCAGCAAGGCGGGCAATCGGCTGCTGCGTACCACCCTCTACCGCGCCGCCGACAACGCCCGCCGCGTCGACCCGCAGCTGGCCCGCATCTACTACCTGCAGATGGTCGAACGCGGCAAAGACCATCTCGGCGCGGTCTGCGTAGTCGCCGCGCGTCTGGCCGAGCGCGCCTGGGTCACCCTTGATCGTGGCATGCCCTATGTGATCTGCGATACCGACGGCACCCCAGTCACTGCTGAGCAGGCCAAGGCCATCATCGCCGAGCGTTTCACCGTTCCCGAAGAGGTCCGCCGCAGGCGGCGCAGCAAGAAGGGGAAGGCCCCTCAGCAAGTCCTTCAAGGACATGTCACAGGCGCTCAAGGCGCAACGAGGCGACCCTCCCCCTCACCCTCCAGTCTTGGCCGGCGGCCCACCCCCGTCAAGCAAGCCCTACCACGGACTTGACCCCCAACCCTCCATAGGGAATCAGGTCAGGTGCCAAATCCAGCGGGTGCCGCGTCAGGCAACC includes the following:
- a CDS encoding transposase, producing MEQAALVGAMPGVCLEVVVEPTGPSWLPIAVFFGARGHTVYRVSSAKAHDLRRVLSRHAKSNGIDADTLARLPLVDPAGLHPLQLPDAPRAALDRRVRACDRLTQAAACHKRRIKDLVRQLMPTTPLAGELGQADLAVLERYADPHTLLAAGRARLTRVIVKASHGQQGAARAEQWLGAARASLELYADHPAVAFQDLAAEVTTELRLLATTQAELDRHATQREFCYRWVDPAGLARSLPGLAEIGGPALVATMGPATRFATSAKFRSFTGLAPKASETGQTDRKGQPISKAGNRLLRTTLYRAADNARRVDPQLARIYYLQMVERGKDHLGAVCVVAARLAERAWVTLDRGMPYVICDTDGTPVTAEQAKAIIAERFTVPEEVRRRRRSKKGKAPQQVLQGHVTGAQGATRRPSPSPSSLGRRPTPVKQALPRT